The DNA window TTAATGGAATATCAAAAATTAGGAAATTCAGATTTAAATGTATCAAGAATATGTTTAGGATGCATGGGCTTTGGAGATAGTGAAAATGGAATGCATACCTGGACAATTAATGAAGAAAAAACACGTGAAATTATTAAATTAGCATTAGATAATGGAATTAACTTTTTTGATACAGCTATTGGATATCAAAATGGAACAAGTGAGCAATATTTAGGAAGAGCACTTGAAGACTTTGCAAAAAGGGAAGATGTCTATATAGCTACAAAATTCCTACCAAGAAGCAGTGAAGAAGTTAAAAACAACATATCTATGAGAGAACATATAATTGACTCATTAAATCAAAGTTTAAGTAATTTAGGAGTTGATTATGTAGACTTGTATATCTATCATATGTGGGATTATAATTCTGATATTGAAGAGGTAATGGAAACCTTAAATGAACTGATAAATGAAGGAAAAATAAGGTATATTGGAATATCTAACTGTTTTGCATATCAGCTTGCAAAAGCAAATGATTTAGCTGAGAAAAATGGCTGGGCTAAATTTATTTCAGTGCAAGGCCATCATAACTTAATATTTAGAGAAGAAGAAAGAGAAATGCTTCCTCTTGCAAAAGATGATAATATTGGATTAACCCCTTACAGTTCACTTGCATCTGGTCGCCTATCAAGAAGAGATAATACTTCTAAAAGAGCTAATGAAGACACAGTTGCCAAATCTAAATATGGAAAAACAGAAGCAGAAGATGAATTAATCATTGAAAGAGTAGAAGAACTTGCCTTAAAACATAATGTTTCAATAAGTGAAGTTGCTCTTGCCTGGTTACTTACAAAGGTAACCTCTCCTATTGTTGGTGCAACTAAACCTCATCATGTTGAAACAGCTGTAAATTCTGTTGATTTGAAGTTAACAGCTGAAGAAATAGCTTATCTTGAAGAACCTTATGTTCCTCATGAACTAGTTGGAGTAATGGCAAATATTAAAGGTATGATGAATACAATTGAAGATGCAATGTCAGATAATTAACAGCAAAATTTATTATAAAGTAATTGTTTAAATAGCTAGTGGGAGTGTTATTTTGAAAGATATATTTGATGAATGTTATTTAGGCGATTTAAAACTTAATAGCCATATTATCAGAACTGGAACTTGGGAAACAGAAACTGAAGATGGTGGTTTCCTAACTCCTAAAGTATTTGACAGGTATGAAAAAATTGCTAAAAGTGGAACTGGTGCAATAATATCTGAAATATTTGCCCTAGATCACAGGGACAGATTCTACCCATATTCCACTAATACGAACTATAAAGGATTTTTTAAAGATTATAAAGAGATTACAGATTTAGTTCATAAATATAATGTTCCTATTTTAGGCCAGTTAGCTTTTTTCTATTATAATGATGGACTTAACCAAAAAGTAGAGCCTAATGATATATCTTTAGAAGGAATTAGACGCTTGCAAGCAGAAGTTATAATGGCTGCTAAAAAATTTTCATTTGCAGGTTTTGATGGAATGCAGATAAATATGGGAAATAACTTCTATCTTGCACGTTTTATTAATCCTTACTTTAATCAAAGAGAAGACAGCTATGGTGGAAGCACTGAAAACAGAGTAAGAATTGTCTCTGAAATTATCAAATTAATCAAAGATAACTTTGATATGCATATTAGCTGCAGAGTAAATCCTAATGATGTAAGGAAAGGTGGAATAACACAGGAAGAAAATATTGAAATTTGCAAGCTTCTTGAAAAGGCAGGAGCTGACAGCATTCAGTTAACTGGAAGAACAATTTCCTATGCCTATGAGGAAATGAGATTAAACCCTTTTGTTGATTATGCCAATAAATTAACCAATGAACTTAATATCCCTGTAATTTTAGGTGGAAATCTAAGGGAAATGAGCAAATTAAATGAAATATTAAACACTACCAATGTTGAGTTCATGTCACTTTCCAAACCATTTGTAGCACAACCTGATTTCCTTGCTGAATGGAAGGAAAATGGTGAAGGCGTTTCAATCTGTCAAAGTTGTAATAACTGCTATTCTAAAAAAGAAAGCTATTGTTTCAAGTTTGACTAATCTTCTTTTTCTTTTTTTTAATAATTTGTATTCAAATTTAAGTATAAATTATATATACTTTAAACACATATCAATATTAAAAAGGTGATATGATGGATGAGGAAATGTTTTTTACAATTGTTGGTTTTAAAAACTATCATGGATTAAAGCCTTTTAAAGTTGGAGGATTACTTAAACTAATTAAAGATAAAGTAAATGCCTATGATGATGAAGCAATAGCTGTTGAAATGCGTTATGCTGGGAAAGTAGGTTATGTAGGTAATAGTACCAATACAGTGTTTAGAGGAACAATGAGTGCTGGTAGATTATATGATAAAATCGCTGATGAGGGTTATGCTCAAATAAAGTTTATCGGACAAAACAGTGCTATTGGTAAAATATTATCTAAAGAGGAAGTTGATATTCTAAAAGAAGATCCTGACTGTGATTTTTATTATATTTAAGGGGTTTTTATTATGAATGTGGCTGTTAAGATTTCTAAAAAACAGAATTATAAGAATCTTTCAGTATTTCCTATTATAAATAATAATCAGATGAAACTAGATTTTATTGATTTGAAAACAGGACTTGAAATGGGTATTATTTCTGTAGAAGAATGTAAAACTAGTGATGTTTCACATGTTGAGTTACATAATAACTCGATTGCTCCACTACTTTTAATCGATGGTGAAGAAATAATTGGGTCTAAGCAGAATAGGATTATTAATGAAACATTGATTATACCTCCTAAGACTAGGGAAACAATATCAGTATTGTGTAGTGAAAAAGGCCGTTGGGAGTATAAATCTGATTTCAAATATTCAAACTATTTTGCTAATTCATCAACCAGGACCAGAAAATTAGAATCTCAGATTAATAATGAAGATATACAAAGTGGAGTATGGAATTCAATTGACAGATTAGATAAAAGCAGTTCAACATATTCCCTAACTAATGCATTAAGAGATACCTATATTAATAATCAGGAAGTCTGTAAAGACTATTTAAAACATTTTAAAATAACTGATAACCAGGTGGGTGTTTTAGTTGTTGTTAATGGAATGATAAAAGGAATTGAAATTTTTTGCAATACTATCATTTATAAAAAATATCATGACAGTATTTTAAAAAGTTATATCATTGATGATTTCTCTAATAGTTCAAATAACAATATTACTGAATTAACAGCATCCACTACTTTAGAAAATATTTTAAATGCAAATTTAACTAAAAAGAAATCTATTGGATTAGGAAATCATTATATTATGTCTGATAACTCTTATAATGGTTCAATTGTATTTTTGGACGATAATCTAATTCATGCTATTTACTTTGGAATGATACCTAAGTATACTTGTGAAGATAAGATTAACAATCATGAGGATGATTATATTTTTGATGAATCAGATATCAGTATCATTGAATAATTTTTTTATTTAATCTTTTCATCCATTATTTTTTCTATTTCTGCATTGTTTTTTGAGTAATTCTTGCTGTCCATCAATACATAAATCTGATCTGCATAATGAAGGGTAATATCATCATTAGCTAAAATATATTCACCATTTCTTGTAATTGAAACTACAATGCAGTTTTTTGGGAAAGGAACTTCTTTTATAGTTTTTCCTAAATATTTCCATCCAAAAGGAATCATATACTCAGATAAAACATGTTTTGATGTATCCTGCACAATATCAAAGTTATTTTTACTTAACAATCTTTCAAATAATGATTCATAGATTGGTCTATTGTTAAGAAGCATTGGTATAGAATAAGCTATTATAACAACAATTAACATAGCAACAAGAGATTCTGTTGATCCGCACATCTCAGACAGTAAAACAACACCTGTTATTGGTGCTCTTATAGTAGCTGCAAAAAATCCAGCCATTGAGATAACAATGAATTTATAGATTATAACTTCTTCAAAACCTAGAAAGGGAGTAGCTATTGAACCAAAAACAGCACCTATATATGCTCCAATTACTAAAAGAGGTAAAAATATACCTCCAGGAATTCCTGCTGAAAAGGAAACAACTGAAAATAAATACTTGGCAACAAGTAAAAGCACTAAAATGCCCAGTGATGGAATGGCAAAATCAAGTATATTTAACATGAAATGTCCACCATCAAGGATTTCAGGAATATACAACCCTACAACTCCAGCTATTAAAAATATTAGCACAAATTTTGCTTCAAGTGGTATATTTGGAAATCTGTCCCAGAAATCATTTGATTTTATCATTCCAACATTGTAGATATAACCGCAGATACCTAAAACAATACCTAAAACAATGAAAATCCAATAGCTGGATAGAGGTATTGTTTCCAAGGGAAAATTAAGTGCAGTGGCCTGTCCAAAAAAAGATTTAGATATAAAATCTGCAACAATAGATGCAATCAGTGCAATAAAAATTAAAGTTTTATCAAAGCCATGATTTATTTCTTCAATAACAAATATTACTCCAGCTAGAGGTGCATTAAAAGCTGCTGTAATACCAACAGTAGATCCTACTAAAATTAATCTTAATTCATCAGTTTTTGATGCTTTAAAAAGTTTTGAAACTCCTTTTCCACTCATTCCCCCAATTTGAACTGAAGGACCTTCAGGACCTAAAGATAATCCTCCAAGAGCTGTTAATATACCTGCAGTAATTTTTGAGAATAATACTTTCCACCAGTTTGTATCTAAAAACCCTTTTACTTCTGCATTAATCTGGGGAATTCCGCTTCCTATACTATCAGGTTCCCATTTAACAAGAAATGCAGTTATTAAACCTAAAATAGTTAGTGTTATAAACCACAATAAAATTAAAAATATATTTCCATTAATAAATGTAAGCAAATCTCTCAGAACGGTTTCAGAACCACTTAATAAAAATCTATATAGGCAAACCATTAATCCGGCAAAAATTCCAACTAATATTCCTTGAATAGCTAGTTTTGATAAATGTTTTGGATTATTTACAATAGTTCTTAAATTTTTTAACAGTAAAAAGTATTTATTATCACTCATAGGTTATTTTATATTTTTATATTTCTTTAATTAATAAATTTTGTTAAATTATTTATTTTTCTTTTTTATTTATCATGGTTTATCATTATTCGGTTTAGACATAAGTTAACCATATCTATTTAATTATTAAAAATATATTTATAATAAATGAGGGATTTTAATGGACAAAACTGAGATTTTATTAATAATACTGGTTACTATTGTTATCTGTTGTGTTGTTGTGGCTGGTTTAATCCTTTTTAATCAATTAAATAATAATACAACTGTAACAAACACTTCACAGGCAACTGAAATTAATTCTGATACTGTTAGTTCATCTTCAACTAGTGATGAGATAGATTATGAATCTTATTATTACTCAAATTCATTTGAAGATACTGATACTGATGGGGATGGGTATGTAACCTTATCTGATATGAATCTTGCACATACTCCTTTTGATATTAGAGATCAGATGTATACAGATTCTGATGATGATAATGATGGTAGACTAAACCATGATGAATACTATAAGTTCATGTATAAATTAAACTATGATAGAGCTAGTTATGGGTTGTAACTAGCTATTTTTTATATTTAGAAAACTATTTTAATAGATAATTACTTATAGTTTATATAATTGTTACTTAGTGGTGGTTAAATTATGACAGTTTATATTGAAACTACTGATGGAATGTTTTTAGAAGGTGATTTATTAGAATGTTATTCTGATGAAATCACTATTGATGAACGGTTTATGGGTGTTATTACTGTCCGTAGAAATGAAATCTGTGATTTGTACGGTGATGTAATGCTTGAAGAAATGGATTCATATTAAGAAATCCTCTTTTTTTTATCTTTTTTAATAACTATTGAATTAGATTTATTTTTACTAATAATTTTAAAATAATTAATATATATCAAATTACAGATATATTAACATAAATTATTATTCAGGGGGAAATTGCATTAACTCTAGTGAAAATAATACTCTGAAAACAGAGGATAATGAACATAAATTTTGGATTCATAGAGTAATTTTAGATGATTTTTCTGAATTTAATGAAAAAAAATGTATTGGTTCTACAAAAAAAAATTCACTACTAATTAAAAAAATTAATAAAAATGATTTATTGTTTTTATTAACAAAAAGAAATGGTATACTAGAATTTTTTGGATATGCTAAAGTTGAAGACACTTTTATTGATAATAACTCATTATACAATGATTATTACAACTCTAAAAAGAAACTAAAGCTTAAAATAAAGTATTTTGAAAACCCTATTTCCACTTTAGATATTAGTGATGAATTGGATTTTGTTAAAAATAAGAAAAGAAGTGCTGATTCTTTTAAATCTGAGTATAAAGAAATTGGTATAGATGATTTTAAAGTGATTAGACGTAAGGCTAAATTAGTTAATACTTTGCCTGCATATTTAGATGAAATCTCTATGAATTTAAATGAATTTTTGGAAAATACAATATATTTAGCTTATAATATTGTTAAACACTATGAAACTAGAAAGCAAATCGAAATTTTAAAATTTTTAGATATTGTTGAAAAGTTTTTAAAAGGTTATGGTGTTAAAAAAGATAAAAAATATCTTATACACTTTTATTCAAAAAATGCTATATCCTTTGGTTTTAAACACATTCCCTCAAGAGATCCAGATAAATTTGTACCATTATATACATATTCTGGGGATAAAAAGAATTTTGCATATATAAGTTTGGAGTAAATATTAAAGGAGTTTATTTTTATGGATTATGAAAATGTCTTAATGGCACTTAAAAATGGTAATGTTCCAGAAAAAGGTGTAAAAAATTTATGTATTGGTCGTGAAAAGGAAATCGACGAATTTGAAAAATTATTAGATAAAGTGAATAATAAAAAAGCTATTGTAAAATTTATTAATGGAGAATTTGGTGCTGGAAAATCATTTTTCTTAAAAGTTATTGAAGAAATGGCTTATGATAAAAATTTTGTTGTATCATGGATTACTTTAAGTAATGATGTTCCTTTTAATAAGATTGATATTGTTTATAAAAATATAGTTAAATCCTTGAAATGTAAAACTGGAACTTCTCTAAGCCATATTATTGATAGGTGGATTACAGAATTAAAAATGATGGCTTTTGAACAAACTTCCAATCCTCAAAAACAAAATCAACTGGTTCAAGAGTCAATATATGATGATTTAGCAGAAACTAGAGAACATGCAAGTGCTTTTGCAATGGCTATTGAAAGTTATAATAAATTAATGAATGAAGAAGATTATAAAACTGCAGAATATGCAAAAGCATGGTTACGTGGAGATTCAAATATTCCTTACACAGAAAAAAGAAAATTTGGTGTTAAAGGAGATGTTACTAAAGATAATGCAATTCACTTTTTAGAAGCACTTTCCATATTTGTTAAATCAATTGGTTACTCTGGTTTAGTAGTTCTTATTGATGAAGCTGAATTTACAATGAATTTACACACTAAAAAACTTAGAGATGTTGCTTACAATTATATGAGAGATATTTATGATAATTGTAATTTAGGTAAATTTGAAAATTCATTATTTGTTTTTGCAGCAACTCCTGAATTATTTGATAATGCACAAAAAGGAATACCTTCTTATGAAGCTTTAGATGATAGGCTTAAAGATGTTTTAGATACTGATTTGCCAGATATGAGAAAACCAATTTTCAACTTAAAAGGATTTGAAAAAGAAGATTTACTTGATGTTGCAGGCAAATTACTTATAATGCATGAAGAAGTTTATAAATGGAATGCAAATGATAAAATTAATCCAGTTTTAAATGATATTGTTGAAATTCATGCTGAAAATGCAGGTTTAACTGGTGGTAAAGTTACACCAAGAACATTTATAAGATCATTTGTTAGTTTATTAGATACAGTTCAACAAAATCAGTCCTACTTTAAAGATTCCAATGAAATTCTTAATTTATTTAATGACAGGGAATCTGAGTTAAATGAAGAGAATTTTAATGCATTAGATGAATTTGATGATGATTGGTAGATATTAATGTCTGAATATCCAATAGAATTATTAAGTGATAGAGTAACCTCCTTTCTAGGCAATAAACTGGGATGGAGTAAACTTAATCCAATACAGGAAAAAGCTATTCCTTTAATATTAAAAAACAGGGATACATTAATATTGGCTCCAACAGCTTCTGGGAAAACAGAGGCTGTTTTAATTCCTATTTTTAATGAGATTCTTACAAAAGGATTAAAACCAGTTAGTGTACTTTATATTTCTCCTTTAAAAGCACTTATCAATGATATTCACAGTCGTATTGAAAGTTGGGGAAATTATTTTACATTAACAGCCACTAAATGGCATGGGGATGTTTCTAAGTATGATAAAGATAAATTTATTAAAAAACCAACTGACTTTTTATCCACCACTCCTGAATCCTTAGAAGTTATTTTAATGAATAGAAAAGAAGGAGAGAAAAATAGGATTTTTAATAATATTAAGTATATTGTAATTGATGAAATTCATTATTTTGCTGATTCTGATAGGGGAATCCAATTAAATTCTCTTTTAAACAGATTAAAAGAATATTTGCCTAATGATGTTGTAACTGTAGGTTTATCAGCTACTGTTGGAAATCCTGAACAGATAGCTAGTTGGATTAATCCTAAAAAACCCGCAACAGTTGTAATCGATGATAACAGACGTAAATTCCAGTATAAAATATTAGATATTGATGAAAATCAGGTTACTAAAATACTGTCAAAATATATGGATAAAAAAGTTTTAATTTTTGTTAATTCAAGAGCAACAGCTGAATTAGTCTATTCTAATTTAAAAAAGAGATTAGATGCAGA is part of the Methanobrevibacter woesei genome and encodes:
- a CDS encoding BREX system ATP-binding domain-containing protein is translated as MDYENVLMALKNGNVPEKGVKNLCIGREKEIDEFEKLLDKVNNKKAIVKFINGEFGAGKSFFLKVIEEMAYDKNFVVSWITLSNDVPFNKIDIVYKNIVKSLKCKTGTSLSHIIDRWITELKMMAFEQTSNPQKQNQLVQESIYDDLAETREHASAFAMAIESYNKLMNEEDYKTAEYAKAWLRGDSNIPYTEKRKFGVKGDVTKDNAIHFLEALSIFVKSIGYSGLVVLIDEAEFTMNLHTKKLRDVAYNYMRDIYDNCNLGKFENSLFVFAATPELFDNAQKGIPSYEALDDRLKDVLDTDLPDMRKPIFNLKGFEKEDLLDVAGKLLIMHEEVYKWNANDKINPVLNDIVEIHAENAGLTGGKVTPRTFIRSFVSLLDTVQQNQSYFKDSNEILNLFNDRESELNEENFNALDEFDDDW
- a CDS encoding HIRAN domain-containing protein, with the translated sequence MDEEMFFTIVGFKNYHGLKPFKVGGLLKLIKDKVNAYDDEAIAVEMRYAGKVGYVGNSTNTVFRGTMSAGRLYDKIADEGYAQIKFIGQNSAIGKILSKEEVDILKEDPDCDFYYI
- a CDS encoding aldo/keto reductase yields the protein MEYQKLGNSDLNVSRICLGCMGFGDSENGMHTWTINEEKTREIIKLALDNGINFFDTAIGYQNGTSEQYLGRALEDFAKREDVYIATKFLPRSSEEVKNNISMREHIIDSLNQSLSNLGVDYVDLYIYHMWDYNSDIEEVMETLNELINEGKIRYIGISNCFAYQLAKANDLAEKNGWAKFISVQGHHNLIFREEEREMLPLAKDDNIGLTPYSSLASGRLSRRDNTSKRANEDTVAKSKYGKTEAEDELIIERVEELALKHNVSISEVALAWLLTKVTSPIVGATKPHHVETAVNSVDLKLTAEEIAYLEEPYVPHELVGVMANIKGMMNTIEDAMSDN
- a CDS encoding ARPP-1 family domain-containing protein; protein product: MNVAVKISKKQNYKNLSVFPIINNNQMKLDFIDLKTGLEMGIISVEECKTSDVSHVELHNNSIAPLLLIDGEEIIGSKQNRIINETLIIPPKTRETISVLCSEKGRWEYKSDFKYSNYFANSSTRTRKLESQINNEDIQSGVWNSIDRLDKSSSTYSLTNALRDTYINNQEVCKDYLKHFKITDNQVGVLVVVNGMIKGIEIFCNTIIYKKYHDSILKSYIIDDFSNSSNNNITELTASTTLENILNANLTKKKSIGLGNHYIMSDNSYNGSIVFLDDNLIHAIYFGMIPKYTCEDKINNHEDDYIFDESDISIIE
- a CDS encoding EF-hand domain-containing protein is translated as MDKTEILLIILVTIVICCVVVAGLILFNQLNNNTTVTNTSQATEINSDTVSSSSTSDEIDYESYYYSNSFEDTDTDGDGYVTLSDMNLAHTPFDIRDQMYTDSDDDNDGRLNHDEYYKFMYKLNYDRASYGL
- a CDS encoding oxidoreductase, with amino-acid sequence MKDIFDECYLGDLKLNSHIIRTGTWETETEDGGFLTPKVFDRYEKIAKSGTGAIISEIFALDHRDRFYPYSTNTNYKGFFKDYKEITDLVHKYNVPILGQLAFFYYNDGLNQKVEPNDISLEGIRRLQAEVIMAAKKFSFAGFDGMQINMGNNFYLARFINPYFNQREDSYGGSTENRVRIVSEIIKLIKDNFDMHISCRVNPNDVRKGGITQEENIEICKLLEKAGADSIQLTGRTISYAYEEMRLNPFVDYANKLTNELNIPVILGGNLREMSKLNEILNTTNVEFMSLSKPFVAQPDFLAEWKENGEGVSICQSCNNCYSKKESYCFKFD
- a CDS encoding ClC family H(+)/Cl(-) exchange transporter, giving the protein MSDNKYFLLLKNLRTIVNNPKHLSKLAIQGILVGIFAGLMVCLYRFLLSGSETVLRDLLTFINGNIFLILLWFITLTILGLITAFLVKWEPDSIGSGIPQINAEVKGFLDTNWWKVLFSKITAGILTALGGLSLGPEGPSVQIGGMSGKGVSKLFKASKTDELRLILVGSTVGITAAFNAPLAGVIFVIEEINHGFDKTLIFIALIASIVADFISKSFFGQATALNFPLETIPLSSYWIFIVLGIVLGICGYIYNVGMIKSNDFWDRFPNIPLEAKFVLIFLIAGVVGLYIPEILDGGHFMLNILDFAIPSLGILVLLLVAKYLFSVVSFSAGIPGGIFLPLLVIGAYIGAVFGSIATPFLGFEEVIIYKFIVISMAGFFAATIRAPITGVVLLSEMCGSTESLVAMLIVVIIAYSIPMLLNNRPIYESLFERLLSKNNFDIVQDTSKHVLSEYMIPFGWKYLGKTIKEVPFPKNCIVVSITRNGEYILANDDITLHYADQIYVLMDSKNYSKNNAEIEKIMDEKIK